GCGGCTATTACCTGGCCGGCGACGGCGCGCAGCGCGATGCCGACGGCTACTTCTGGATCATGGGCCGCATCGACGATGTGCTGAACGTCTCGGGCCATCGCCTGGGCACCATGGAAGTCGAATCGGCGCTGGTGGCGCACGAACTGGTGGCCGAGGCCGCCGTGGTGGGCCGCCCCGACGACACCACCGGCGAAGCCGTGGTGGCCTTCGTGGTGCTCAAGCGCGCGCGTCCCGAAGGCGACGAGGCGCTGGCCATCGCCAAGCAGCTGCGCGACTGGGTCGGCAAGGAAATCGGCCCCATCGCCAAACCCAAGGACATCCGCTTCGGCGACAACCTGCCCAAGACCCGCTCGGGCAAGATCATGCGGCGCCTGCTGCGCGTGGTGGCCAAGGGCGAGCAGATCACGCAAGACGTTTCCACGCTCGAAAACCCCGCCATCCTCGACCAACTGTCCAAGTCGGTCTGAGGCCGTGGCCGCGGCGCGCCGCGCGGGGCGCGCCCAGGAGTATCATCGGATCCGCCCGTCCCGGTTGACGCCGGGACGGGCGTTTTTTCTTTTTCCACGAGTTTCCCCGTGAGCCGCAGCAACTTCGACCGGACAGGGCTGGCCCTGATGTTCACCACCATCCTGGTGTGGGCGGGCAGCTGGGTGTCGATGAAGCTGATCGTGCCGTACATCGCGCCCTTCCAGTTCGTGGCGGTGCGCTACCTGGCCGGCAGCCTGGTGCTGTTCGCGCTGCTGGTGGCGCTGCGGCGGCCGCTGGCCATGCCGCCCTGGCAACTGACCCTGCTGACGGGCCTGACCCAGACAGCCGCGTTCCAGATCCTGGTGCAGATTGCGCTGGTCACCGGCGGCGTGGGCAAGGTGTCGCTGCTGGCCTACACCATGCCGTTCTGGGTAGTGGTGTTTGCCTGGGCCCTGCTGGGCGAAAAGCCGACGCCGCGGCATGGCGCCGGCTTTGCGCTGGCCGCGGCCGGGCTGGTGTGCTTCCTGGAACCCTGGGGCGGCATGGGCGATGCCGGGGCGGTGCTGCTGGCCCTGGCTGGCGGCCTGTGCTGGGGCCTGGGCACCGTGCTGTCCAAGCGCATGTTCGATCGCCATGCTCCCGACCTGATGACCTTCACCGCCTGGCAGATGCTGCTGGGCGGCGCGCTGACCGTGCCGGCCGCGCTATGGGTGCCGCACGCGCCGGTGCAGTGGGTTTGGCAATTGTGGGCCGGCATGTTTTACATTGTGCTGGTTGCCACCGCGGTGGGCTGGCTGTTGT
This genomic window from Bordetella petrii contains:
- a CDS encoding EamA family transporter, producing the protein MSRSNFDRTGLALMFTTILVWAGSWVSMKLIVPYIAPFQFVAVRYLAGSLVLFALLVALRRPLAMPPWQLTLLTGLTQTAAFQILVQIALVTGGVGKVSLLAYTMPFWVVVFAWALLGEKPTPRHGAGFALAAAGLVCFLEPWGGMGDAGAVLLALAGGLCWGLGTVLSKRMFDRHAPDLMTFTAWQMLLGGALTVPAALWVPHAPVQWVWQLWAGMFYIVLVATAVGWLLWLSVVRRVPASIAGLSSLGVPIVATLLAWLLLGEQPTLVEMAGMALILGGLWVVSRAARRPA